TTGGGAGGATAGAGAAGCGGGGGTTGCTAAATCCAAGCTGTTGGCAAGTTTGGAAAGGATTGTAGACGAAATAGACTTTATTGAACTTTTACAAACAGAGAAAGATACAGAAAATCTTAAAATACAGCTTAAATCTTTGGAAACCAAAACCTTTTTGCGTGGGAAGTATGATTTAGGGAACGCTTTTTTATCAATTCATGCCGGTCAAGGCGGAACGGAGGCTTGCGATTGGTCGGAAATGCTTTTTAGGATGTACACTCGTTTTTGCGAGAAGAAAGATTGGGGTGTTTATGAGATTGCTAAAACGGCAGGGGATGAAGCGGGCATAAAATCCGCAACTTTGCATATTGTTGGATACGCAAGTTATGGGTATTTAAAATATGAGGCGGGAGTTCACCGACTTGTTAGACAAAGTCCTTTTAATGCAGACAATTTGAGGCAGACTTCTT
The window above is part of the Patescibacteria group bacterium genome. Proteins encoded here:
- a CDS encoding PCRF domain-containing protein, producing the protein MEDIEKRIAAILKALKIEDKKNQIIAIKKEMENPVFWEDREAGVAKSKLLASLERIVDEIDFIELLQTEKDTENLKIQLKSLETKTFLRGKYDLGNAFLSIHAGQGGTEACDWSEMLFRMYTRFCEKKDWGVYEIAKTAGDEAGIKSATLHIVGYASYGYLKYEAGVHRLVRQSPFNADNLRQTSFALVEVVPEISGDIAIEIKPEDIEFTASRSGGAG